CACGGTTTAAAGTGGTTGAAGAGTATCTGCTCTCATAAAACATGTTTTGCCATTGTCTTACCATTCCAAGTGTATTGTTATTGAACAATACTATTAGAATTGGAAGCCTTTGAGAAACTGCAGTTGCAAGTTCATTTAAATTCATACCGAAGCTGCCGTCACCGGTAAATAGAATTGTTCTTCTTCTATTATTTGCAACGCATCCACCAATCGCAGCTCCAAGTCCATACCCCATCGTACCAAGTCCCCCGGATGTCAACAGGGTTCTAGGTTCTCTAAATCTATAATGCTGCATGGTCCACATCTGATGCTGACCGACGTCGGTTGCTACTACGGTATCTGGTTTAACAAAATTGTTTACCATCCGAATAATATTTCTAGGCACAAATCCTCCAGGTTTTCTGGGGGTATCATCAATACTTTTTTGTTTTACGAGTTTCCCGGTCCAGCTGCTATGATCCAGTTTGGGTAGGTTTGCTATTAAGTCACCAACTATTTCACCGGCATCCCCGCATAATTCCACGATACCCGGTATGTTTTTCCCGAACTCGGCCTCGTCAATGTCTATATGAATTATTTTACAGTTCTTTCTGTATTCATCAACATTTCCCGTAGCTCTGTCGCTGAATCTAACTCCTATTCCGATAAGTAAATCGGCTTCAGCCTGTGCGATTATGGAAGCCAGTCTTCCGTGCATGCCGGTCATTCCCATGTTTAATTCGTATGAACCCGGAACAGCCGTCAATCCCATCATGCTAAGTCCAATGGGAGCATCTATTTTCTGCGATAATTCTACGATTTTGTTGCCCATATCGGATGCTATTGCCCCACCACCACAGTAGATATACGGCCTTTTACTATCTTTTATAAGTTCAAGTGCTTCTGTTATATCGTAAGGTTTTTTCTTTTTCCTTTTTTTAATCTCTGCAGAGCCTGCATATTCACACATTGCCTGCTGTGTACTCTTAGGAATGTCAATAAGTACAGGTCCTTTTCTACCCGACTGAGCAATCTCAAAAGCTTCGGTAATTATATTCTCAAGTTCACATACATCCCTTGCAATATAACTATGCTTTACTATCGGCAGTGTGATTCCAACGATATCTACCTCTTGAAAACTGTCCTTTCCAAGCATTGATTCAGCAACATTTCCCGTGATTGCAACCATGGGTACTGAATCAAGATAAGCA
The sequence above is a segment of the Peptoniphilaceae bacterium AMB_02 genome. Coding sequences within it:
- the ilvB gene encoding biosynthetic-type acetolactate synthase large subunit translates to MITKGARILVEELIRHGVTTVFGFPGGAVLDIYDELYKCSDRIDHIITAHEQGASHAADGYARVTGKTGVVIATSGPGATNLVTGIANAYLDSVPMVAITGNVAESMLGKDSFQEVDIVGITLPIVKHSYIARDVCELENIITEAFEIAQSGRKGPVLIDIPKSTQQAMCEYAGSAEIKKRKKKKPYDITEALELIKDSKRPYIYCGGGAIASDMGNKIVELSQKIDAPIGLSMMGLTAVPGSYELNMGMTGMHGRLASIIAQAEADLLIGIGVRFSDRATGNVDEYRKNCKIIHIDIDEAEFGKNIPGIVELCGDAGEIVGDLIANLPKLDHSSWTGKLVKQKSIDDTPRKPGGFVPRNIIRMVNNFVKPDTVVATDVGQHQMWTMQHYRFREPRTLLTSGGLGTMGYGLGAAIGGCVANNRRRTILFTGDGSFGMNLNELATAVSQRLPILIVLFNNNTLGMVRQWQNMFYESRYSSTTLNRGTDFEKLAKAFGADGARVTSMEELTDVLDGGLPKDGPFLLECMIDIDELVLPMIPAGGSFKDLVVD